From the genome of Gracilibacillus salitolerans, one region includes:
- a CDS encoding YqhG family protein, translating into MITNLNDFLHQYFTIHDCEITTENKTEMTIRLTRELDQVLMNRPFYWHYMDKIGREGEPMSLYLDTSTEKKDNNKEWIHFGSPRLQQIFHHIKNNARFTILYEETSGDNKTALHPWLVTNIMVHYCGKQKKESIHSMGLQLINGMMKSDMMNHMEGLSMDLRMSDYSFTISPIIKPASGFRRIFHYLENNLLEEDMQWVKDSRNALNEEIQLLDYFFHQQEENKEILEKEKERLTERLEPRIEIEIINAGLFYLTEESSRHIIQ; encoded by the coding sequence ATGATTACTAATTTAAACGACTTCTTACATCAGTACTTCACAATACATGATTGTGAAATTACTACAGAAAACAAAACAGAAATGACGATAAGACTTACTCGTGAACTAGACCAAGTATTAATGAATCGCCCCTTTTATTGGCATTATATGGACAAAATAGGTCGTGAAGGTGAACCGATGTCCTTATATTTGGATACAAGCACGGAGAAAAAAGATAATAATAAAGAATGGATTCATTTTGGAAGTCCTCGGCTTCAGCAAATATTTCATCACATTAAGAATAATGCCCGCTTTACGATTTTATATGAAGAAACCAGTGGTGATAATAAGACCGCATTACACCCATGGTTAGTTACTAATATTATGGTGCATTATTGTGGAAAGCAAAAGAAAGAATCAATACATTCGATGGGGCTTCAATTAATAAACGGTATGATGAAATCAGATATGATGAATCACATGGAAGGATTATCAATGGATCTTAGAATGAGTGATTACAGTTTTACCATATCACCGATCATCAAACCAGCAAGTGGATTTAGAAGGATATTTCACTATTTAGAAAATAATTTACTCGAAGAAGATATGCAGTGGGTAAAAGATTCCAGGAATGCCTTAAATGAGGAAATTCAATTGCTAGACTATTTCTTTCATCAGCAGGAAGAGAATAAAGAAATACTTGAAAAAGAAAAAGAAAGGCTAACTGAACGTTTAGAACCCCGTATCGAAATAGAGATTATTAATGCTGGACTTTTTTATCTAACTGAGGAATCCAGTCGGCATATAATACAATAA
- a CDS encoding YqzE family protein: MSSDDYVKYMTQRIVKYMDTPKNERKKQKIERKQQDIAYSNKWFGVLPFAFRLFIQKRKD; encoded by the coding sequence TTGTCCAGCGATGATTATGTAAAATACATGACACAAAGAATTGTGAAATATATGGATACACCGAAAAATGAACGGAAAAAACAAAAAATTGAAAGAAAGCAACAAGATATAGCGTACTCTAATAAGTGGTTCGGTGTACTGCCATTTGCATTTCGACTATTCATCCAAAAAAGAAAAGACTAA
- a CDS encoding shikimate kinase, translating to MKSIYLVGFMGSGKTSIATYLQSRLEWPVQDTDQMIEEHYQMNIPSIFKEKGEETFREYETNILHMTKQEKTIVATGGGIIEKEMNRKWLQTNGTVVFLQTSWEEIERRLMDDVSRPIWNNKSRDKQRLLEERLPKYLEVADYVIYTDGKSVEEIASEIISKINA from the coding sequence ATGAAAAGTATTTATTTAGTTGGTTTTATGGGTAGTGGAAAAACAAGTATTGCAACATATCTGCAGTCCAGATTAGAATGGCCTGTTCAAGATACAGATCAAATGATTGAGGAACATTATCAAATGAATATCCCATCGATTTTTAAAGAAAAAGGGGAAGAAACGTTCAGAGAGTACGAGACCAATATTTTACATATGACAAAACAAGAGAAAACGATTGTTGCTACAGGTGGGGGAATCATAGAAAAAGAAATGAATCGGAAATGGTTACAAACAAATGGGACAGTTGTTTTTCTGCAAACATCCTGGGAAGAAATAGAAAGAAGATTAATGGATGATGTCTCACGACCGATTTGGAACAATAAATCACGAGATAAACAAAGATTGCTGGAAGAACGATTACCAAAATATCTTGAAGTGGCAGATTACGTAATTTATACAGATGGTAAAAGTGTGGAAGAAATTGCTTCTGAAATTATTTCAAAAATTAATGCATAA
- the comGA gene encoding competence type IV pilus ATPase ComGA codes for MNKASAISNRILQAAIEDHASDIHFIPQTNDIQIFFRCNGKRIFHTSLTKKQYMMMISYYKFTGKMDIGENRTPQQGAIHYHYRDQTYSLRLSTLPANNLESLAIRILPQQNIHSLNQLFLFPQQLQIIQSWLHFHSGLVLLTGATGSGKTTTLYAIIKAFMETYHYQTITLEDPIEKPLDNVLQVQINEKAGMTYDVGLKAALRHDPDIIMVGEIRDQTTAKFAFRASNTGHLVLSTLHANSAQGTIHRLLEMGIKPIDLEHNLVAVASIQLLSLDLCKVINQRAAILEILEEKHIHQILKKKSFVEPIRFNHLRRKAYAYGFIKDL; via the coding sequence TTGAATAAAGCTTCAGCTATTTCCAATCGTATTCTTCAAGCTGCGATCGAGGATCACGCTTCAGACATCCACTTTATCCCCCAAACTAATGATATCCAAATCTTTTTTCGGTGTAATGGTAAGCGAATTTTTCATACTTCTTTAACCAAGAAACAATATATGATGATGATTTCTTATTATAAATTCACAGGAAAAATGGATATTGGTGAAAATAGAACTCCACAGCAAGGAGCAATTCACTATCATTACCGGGATCAGACCTATTCATTACGTTTATCTACATTACCTGCTAACAACTTAGAAAGCTTAGCTATTCGTATTTTACCTCAGCAAAACATACATTCCTTAAACCAATTATTTTTGTTTCCACAACAACTCCAAATCATTCAAAGTTGGTTACATTTTCATTCTGGGCTCGTTTTGCTTACCGGTGCAACCGGATCAGGAAAGACAACAACTTTATACGCTATTATTAAAGCATTTATGGAGACTTACCATTATCAGACAATAACATTGGAGGATCCAATTGAAAAACCTTTAGATAATGTGTTGCAAGTGCAAATTAATGAAAAAGCAGGTATGACCTATGATGTGGGATTAAAAGCAGCATTACGACATGATCCGGATATTATTATGGTTGGAGAGATCAGAGATCAAACAACTGCAAAATTTGCTTTTCGTGCTTCGAATACAGGACATTTAGTCTTATCAACATTACATGCCAACAGTGCACAAGGCACTATTCACCGACTGCTTGAAATGGGGATTAAACCAATTGATTTGGAACATAATTTGGTGGCAGTTGCCTCCATTCAATTATTATCTCTTGATTTATGCAAGGTAATTAATCAAAGAGCAGCAATATTAGAAATTTTAGAAGAAAAGCATATTCACCAAATATTAAAGAAAAAATCGTTTGTTGAGCCGATTCGTTTTAATCATTTAAGGAGAAAAGCCTATGCTTATGGTTTCATTAAAGATCTTTAG
- the comGB gene encoding competence type IV pilus assembly protein ComGB produces the protein MLMVSLKIFRWKQNLSTHDQYQILNRFEQLFHHGYSLNDALDVLMWDNQYTVVVTTLKKALQRGETFIKSLEQVNFNPEVISYLNIAIQHGNLSQGLQHCCQMLKQRKEFLSKLNKLSRYPLFLFTFFLLILYFMKKSIFPSFSQLLGSNTKTNGVFQNAEIAINMIYYGTITSLLFLILLTVCSIRLKQHVTIESKIRLIIRTPIYSKYKRMQTTYLFVTHLSSLLTSGLTIKDSLEVITSEPKADLIHYYSNLISDHLAQGYDYSTILPQCQLLQDQLTQIMSKDRNQDQLQKELTIYAEHLILSIESYLKKWISFLQPFLLSILALFIVFVYLALMLPMFDYMNSM, from the coding sequence ATGCTTATGGTTTCATTAAAGATCTTTAGGTGGAAGCAAAATCTTTCCACACATGATCAATACCAGATACTGAACCGTTTTGAACAACTATTTCACCATGGTTACAGCCTTAATGATGCGTTGGATGTTTTAATGTGGGATAACCAATACACAGTAGTAGTGACTACGCTTAAAAAAGCATTGCAGCGTGGAGAAACATTTATCAAATCGTTAGAACAAGTGAATTTTAACCCTGAAGTAATTAGTTACTTAAACATCGCTATCCAACATGGCAACCTTTCCCAAGGATTACAGCATTGTTGCCAGATGCTGAAGCAACGCAAAGAATTTCTTTCGAAACTAAACAAACTATCACGTTATCCACTTTTTCTCTTCACTTTCTTTTTATTGATTTTATACTTCATGAAAAAGTCAATTTTTCCATCATTCTCGCAATTACTTGGCTCTAATACTAAAACCAATGGTGTCTTTCAAAATGCCGAGATTGCCATTAATATGATCTATTATGGTACGATCACATCTTTATTGTTTCTGATTTTGCTAACCGTATGCAGCATCAGACTGAAGCAACATGTTACGATCGAATCGAAGATCCGACTTATTATACGAACCCCTATTTACAGTAAATACAAACGAATGCAGACCACTTACCTGTTTGTTACCCATCTTTCCAGCTTGTTAACGAGTGGCCTCACCATAAAAGATAGCTTAGAAGTAATTACTTCAGAACCAAAAGCTGACTTGATCCATTATTATTCCAATTTGATTAGTGACCATTTAGCACAAGGATATGACTATTCCACCATATTACCTCAATGTCAATTGTTACAAGATCAACTAACACAAATTATGTCTAAAGATCGGAATCAAGACCAACTACAAAAAGAATTGACTATCTACGCAGAACATTTAATCTTATCAATTGAAAGTTATCTAAAAAAGTGGATTAGTTTTTTACAACCCTTTCTATTAAGTATTTTAGCGCTATTTATTGTCTTTGTTTATTTAGCTTTAATGTTGCCAATGTTTGACTATATGAATTCTATGTAA
- the comGC gene encoding competence type IV pilus major pilin ComGC: protein MRNNKGFTLIEMLIVLAVISILLILFIPNLANKSENINEQGCDALLKMAENQLIAYELDNGSEPTELEDLVSEDYLETLECSNGAKIIAYSTDGELAVLENDAS, encoded by the coding sequence ATGAGAAATAACAAAGGTTTTACCTTGATAGAAATGCTCATTGTCCTAGCTGTCATAAGTATCCTGTTAATTTTATTTATTCCTAATTTAGCAAATAAGAGTGAAAATATAAATGAACAAGGGTGTGATGCACTATTAAAAATGGCTGAGAATCAACTTATTGCATATGAACTAGATAATGGAAGCGAACCTACAGAACTTGAGGACCTTGTAAGCGAAGATTATTTAGAAACATTAGAATGTAGTAATGGTGCTAAAATCATCGCTTATAGTACTGATGGTGAATTAGCAGTATTAGAAAATGATGCTTCATAA
- the comGD gene encoding competence type IV pilus minor pilin ComGD, whose amino-acid sequence MMLHNQRGFTLTELLIALSVCSIIIAISSSYAIKTYDTLQYKQFTKQFHQDILYLQQLAFSQNENFYLHFERQHNRYHIRQGGFGRKLFVRNYPEHWVIEPNTLELPIEFSHKGNIKKPGTMQIRTRFQTFSIICPFGKGRCYDAT is encoded by the coding sequence ATGATGCTTCATAATCAAAGAGGGTTTACATTAACTGAATTATTAATTGCATTGTCTGTATGTTCCATTATTATTGCTATAAGTAGCAGTTATGCAATAAAAACTTATGACACGCTACAGTACAAGCAATTTACCAAGCAATTTCATCAGGACATCCTTTATTTACAACAACTCGCTTTCTCTCAGAATGAAAATTTTTATCTTCATTTTGAACGGCAACACAACCGATATCACATTCGTCAAGGTGGATTCGGTCGAAAATTATTCGTCCGTAATTATCCAGAACATTGGGTTATAGAACCTAATACACTAGAGCTTCCTATTGAATTTTCTCATAAAGGTAATATAAAAAAGCCCGGTACAATGCAAATTAGAACAAGATTCCAAACATTTTCTATTATATGCCCATTTGGTAAAGGTAGATGTTACGATGCAACATAA
- a CDS encoding competence type IV pilus minor pilin ComGF, producing the protein MLNKRKQPNVNMQYHNESGYILLEVLLSVLFLFMLVSWYIQISLMWTQDEREQLPMVYHFHHVIEFESQTALSIETNNNQLYFSQTNGDLVTISFHNNKIRRQVNGSGHEEILRNIKNFKLTSSEDDINIELTTDSGEKIEKILLKKVQK; encoded by the coding sequence ATGTTAAACAAAAGAAAACAACCAAATGTCAATATGCAATATCACAATGAAAGTGGTTATATATTGCTGGAAGTACTACTGTCAGTACTATTTTTGTTTATGTTAGTGTCATGGTACATACAAATTTCACTTATGTGGACACAAGACGAAAGGGAACAGTTACCGATGGTCTATCATTTTCATCATGTAATCGAATTTGAGTCTCAAACAGCCCTTTCAATTGAAACAAACAATAACCAGCTTTATTTTTCGCAAACCAACGGTGATCTAGTCACTATCTCTTTTCACAATAATAAAATACGCAGGCAGGTTAATGGTAGTGGACATGAAGAAATATTACGGAACATAAAAAACTTTAAATTAACTAGCAGTGAAGATGATATCAATATAGAACTTACTACAGATAGTGGTGAAAAAATTGAAAAAATATTACTTAAAAAAGTTCAAAAATGA
- a CDS encoding DUF2626 domain-containing protein, with protein MDRVFRMLAFWTGIFTVMFYVGHMETMAYLFLAQTIFFLGVGYLKLSERMYMYLFAAYCTVFFIGFTFYTNFILVPGFGH; from the coding sequence ATGGATCGAGTTTTCCGTATGCTTGCTTTTTGGACAGGTATATTTACAGTAATGTTTTATGTTGGTCATATGGAAACAATGGCATATCTATTCCTTGCACAAACGATCTTTTTCCTTGGTGTCGGGTACTTAAAATTGTCTGAAAGAATGTATATGTACTTATTCGCTGCTTATTGTACAGTATTCTTTATAGGATTTACTTTCTATACCAACTTCATTCTTGTTCCTGGATTTGGCCATTAA
- a CDS encoding MBL fold metallo-hydrolase, whose protein sequence is MRVEQMPLGPLSTNCYIVAFEEQAIIIDPAGDGDRIINKVAEMKVKPLAVLLTHAHFDHIGALEQVRNHYQVPVYIHELESEWLEDPNLNGSSLFGASHVKAKKADQFLHTGVHQFGSISIEIRHTPGHSPGGVAFVFYKDQFVIGGDSLFAGAIGRTDLPGGSFEQLEESIRQQFYTLPDDYIVYPGHGPETNIIKEKETNPFVQP, encoded by the coding sequence ATGAGAGTAGAACAGATGCCTTTAGGTCCATTATCAACCAATTGCTATATAGTGGCATTCGAAGAGCAAGCCATTATCATTGATCCTGCTGGTGATGGAGATAGGATAATCAATAAAGTTGCAGAAATGAAAGTGAAACCTCTTGCTGTTTTATTAACACATGCCCATTTCGATCATATAGGTGCATTAGAGCAGGTTCGAAACCATTACCAAGTACCAGTATATATTCATGAACTGGAAAGCGAATGGTTAGAAGATCCAAATTTGAACGGATCATCATTATTTGGTGCCAGCCATGTAAAGGCAAAAAAAGCTGATCAATTTCTGCATACTGGAGTGCACCAATTTGGCAGCATATCTATAGAAATTCGACATACACCTGGTCATTCACCAGGTGGGGTAGCTTTCGTCTTTTACAAAGATCAATTTGTTATAGGTGGAGACAGTTTATTTGCTGGAGCAATCGGTCGAACTGATTTGCCGGGTGGTAGTTTTGAGCAATTAGAAGAGAGTATCAGACAACAATTTTATACTTTGCCAGATGATTATATCGTATATCCTGGTCATGGACCGGAAACGAATATTATAAAAGAAAAGGAAACAAATCCATTCGTTCAACCATAG
- a CDS encoding DUF2759 domain-containing protein → MELALIILVITILCVFAVVRELKSQNIFGVAFAAISALVFGFFSIATIYWELIHPLLQS, encoded by the coding sequence ATGGAATTAGCATTAATTATTCTTGTGATAACGATTTTATGTGTCTTTGCAGTCGTTCGCGAATTGAAATCCCAAAATATCTTTGGAGTAGCTTTCGCAGCTATTTCTGCACTCGTTTTCGGATTCTTCTCTATTGCAACTATATATTGGGAATTAATTCACCCATTATTACAAAGCTAA
- a CDS encoding LTA synthase family protein, whose product MLNKKLHMPLYVIAALLFGLKTYIVYRFVFDISLENVMQEFILLINPFVTAFFIFVLSIFFNQRRQLKYIKYGILLGSLILYFNIVFYRNFSDFITIPLLFQGSNAADLGSSVLGLLKLWDVALFFDVIIIWVLAKKYGAELTASFTKRYKKMAFALSILFLIGNYALAEAERPQLLQRTFDREYLVKNIGVFSYHVYDAVLHSKSKAQRVFADGNELTEISDYIKDETTTEGNEELRGIAEDKNVIFISLESLQSFVINNTLHGEEVTPFLNSLIDESYYFENFYHQTEQGKTSDSEFIVENSLYPSPRGAVYFTHAQNDYHSLPEIIGENGYNSAVFHPNNKSFWNRDVMYDNIGYDHFYDENAYEVTDENSIGWGLKDKDFFKQSIKYMQQMEEPYYSKFITLTNHYPFDLDEEDATIDPYDSNSNTLNKYFQTVRYMDEAVEEYFDYLKEAGIYEDSIIILMGDHYGISDFHKKAMTQYLDEEEYTDYLHVQLQRVPFFVHIPGQDGEVISKVAGQIDVKPTILNLLGIEDSNDLSFGTDLFDEERKDFIALRDGSFITEDYVYTKDQCYNRESGELIDSTNQLAGEGEDSVCQPYVEQVDKELNYSDEIIFGDLFRFYDFENE is encoded by the coding sequence ATGTTAAATAAAAAGCTGCACATGCCTTTATATGTAATCGCAGCATTATTATTTGGATTGAAAACTTACATCGTGTATCGATTTGTATTTGATATATCATTAGAAAATGTTATGCAAGAGTTTATTTTATTAATCAATCCATTTGTAACTGCCTTTTTTATCTTTGTATTGAGTATTTTCTTTAACCAAAGAAGACAATTGAAATATATTAAATATGGTATACTTTTAGGATCATTGATATTGTATTTTAATATCGTTTTTTATCGTAACTTTTCAGATTTTATAACCATACCTCTCCTGTTCCAAGGAAGCAATGCTGCTGACCTTGGTAGTAGTGTACTAGGTTTATTAAAGTTATGGGATGTTGCATTATTCTTTGATGTTATCATCATTTGGGTTCTAGCGAAGAAATACGGAGCTGAATTAACAGCTTCATTTACTAAGCGGTATAAAAAAATGGCTTTTGCATTATCTATCTTGTTCCTAATTGGAAACTATGCATTAGCTGAGGCTGAGCGTCCTCAATTGTTACAAAGAACATTTGACCGCGAGTATTTAGTTAAAAATATTGGTGTATTTTCTTACCATGTCTATGATGCTGTATTGCATTCCAAATCAAAAGCACAACGTGTGTTTGCTGATGGTAATGAATTAACTGAGATTTCTGATTATATTAAGGATGAAACAACCACTGAAGGTAACGAAGAGTTACGTGGTATCGCGGAAGATAAAAATGTCATCTTTATTTCATTGGAGTCTCTACAAAGCTTTGTTATAAATAATACACTTCACGGAGAAGAAGTAACACCGTTCCTGAACAGTTTGATTGATGAAAGCTATTATTTTGAAAACTTCTATCATCAAACAGAACAGGGGAAAACATCGGACTCAGAATTTATTGTTGAAAACTCTTTATATCCTTCTCCAAGAGGTGCGGTGTACTTCACCCACGCTCAGAATGATTATCATTCCTTACCAGAAATAATTGGGGAGAATGGGTATAATTCAGCAGTATTCCATCCAAATAATAAAAGTTTCTGGAACCGTGATGTGATGTATGACAATATTGGTTATGATCATTTCTATGATGAAAATGCGTATGAAGTAACTGATGAAAACTCTATTGGATGGGGTTTAAAAGATAAGGATTTCTTTAAGCAATCAATTAAATATATGCAACAGATGGAAGAACCATATTATTCTAAGTTTATTACCTTAACAAATCACTACCCGTTCGATTTAGATGAAGAAGATGCTACAATCGATCCGTATGATTCTAATTCGAATACGTTAAATAAATATTTCCAAACCGTTAGATACATGGATGAGGCAGTAGAAGAATATTTTGATTATCTAAAAGAAGCTGGAATATATGAGGATTCCATTATCATCTTAATGGGTGATCATTACGGAATTAGTGATTTTCATAAAAAAGCAATGACTCAATATTTAGATGAAGAAGAATATACGGATTATCTTCACGTTCAATTGCAAAGAGTTCCATTCTTTGTTCATATTCCTGGGCAAGATGGAGAAGTAATATCTAAGGTTGCCGGTCAAATTGATGTGAAGCCTACTATATTGAATCTATTAGGTATTGAAGATAGTAATGATCTATCATTTGGTACAGATTTATTTGATGAAGAGCGTAAAGATTTTATTGCACTTCGTGATGGTAGTTTTATTACAGAAGATTATGTTTATACGAAAGATCAATGTTATAACCGCGAATCAGGTGAATTGATTGACAGTACGAATCAATTAGCCGGTGAAGGTGAAGATTCTGTTTGCCAACCATATGTAGAACAAGTTGATAAAGAATTAAATTATTCAGATGAGATTATTTTCGGAGATCTATTCCGTTTCTATGATTTCGAAAATGAATAA
- a CDS encoding ROK family glucokinase, protein MEKDLLIGIDIGGTTVKNAIISNQGELIAKWEIPTDLDNQGENVPKDIWSSIENKLAELNLKKERCAGMGVGAPGFIEPETGKVAIAVNIGWKNFQLKEILEKSSGLNVYVDNDANIAALGENWKGSGNQVENMLAVTLGTGVGGGIISNGQIVSGANGTGAEIGHITVEQNGAACNCGRNGCLETVTSATGIVRQAEELIAEGKAASLKKRKDANGVITTKDIFELAADGDKDSKAILDHVFDVLGFTLATVAITVNPAKVVIGGGVSQAGNALLDPLKKAFEKYTLPRTNEACEFVIAQLGNDAGVYGGAYLVLQNS, encoded by the coding sequence ATGGAGAAGGATTTACTAATTGGCATTGATATTGGAGGGACAACGGTAAAAAATGCGATTATTTCCAATCAGGGTGAACTGATTGCGAAGTGGGAAATACCAACGGACTTGGATAATCAAGGGGAAAATGTTCCGAAAGATATTTGGTCGTCGATCGAGAATAAACTTGCTGAATTAAATCTCAAGAAAGAACGTTGCGCAGGAATGGGTGTAGGTGCTCCAGGTTTTATTGAGCCAGAAACGGGTAAAGTAGCTATAGCAGTTAATATTGGCTGGAAAAATTTTCAGCTCAAAGAAATCCTGGAAAAATCATCCGGCTTAAACGTATATGTCGACAACGATGCTAATATCGCTGCATTAGGTGAGAATTGGAAAGGTTCAGGTAATCAAGTGGAAAATATGTTAGCAGTGACACTAGGTACTGGTGTTGGAGGAGGCATCATTTCGAATGGGCAGATCGTTAGTGGTGCAAATGGTACTGGTGCGGAAATAGGTCATATAACTGTTGAACAAAATGGTGCAGCATGTAATTGCGGGAGAAATGGCTGTCTGGAAACTGTAACATCTGCAACAGGGATTGTCCGACAGGCTGAGGAATTAATAGCGGAGGGCAAAGCTGCTTCGTTGAAGAAACGAAAAGATGCAAATGGAGTTATCACAACAAAAGATATATTTGAATTAGCTGCCGACGGTGATAAGGATAGTAAGGCGATATTAGACCATGTATTTGATGTACTTGGATTTACACTGGCTACTGTTGCAATCACGGTTAATCCTGCGAAGGTTGTAATTGGTGGTGGAGTTTCACAGGCAGGAAACGCATTATTGGACCCATTAAAAAAAGCATTTGAAAAATATACATTACCACGTACCAATGAAGCATGTGAATTTGTTATCGCTCAATTAGGTAATGATGCGGGTGTTTATGGTGGTGCGTACCTAGTATTACAAAATAGTTAA
- a CDS encoding YqgQ family protein, which yields MDSVYDIRKLLLKFGTIIYIGDRLADLELMEEEINELFQVKMITKDEFLQAKIIITKEKEKIK from the coding sequence ATGGATAGTGTCTATGATATAAGAAAATTACTATTAAAATTTGGAACGATCATCTATATAGGTGATCGTTTAGCTGATTTAGAACTAATGGAAGAAGAAATTAACGAACTGTTTCAAGTGAAGATGATCACAAAAGATGAGTTTCTTCAAGCAAAAATAATCATCACAAAAGAGAAAGAAAAAATAAAATAA